The following coding sequences lie in one Flavobacterium sp. 20NA77.7 genomic window:
- a CDS encoding isochorismate synthase — MPIFEKIEQCLIAQNPFVAYLKPNELTCNLLVQKDADLKLFSGQSGFVFFPFDKGDKVVIPFEEADFSQGIIEKKHYNLVSDISSSQTDKVVFEQLVSNGIEAIKKGEFEKVVLSRKIVLKKQLSVLETFQNLISTYSSAFQYLFFHPKLGLWMGATPEQLVKINQQQLETVALAGTKLYSEEVKWTQKEIIEQKIVTDYIVSNIDKKVENIKVSGPNTTKAGNLAHLKSIITGQLPSDNFAMTLIENLHPTPAVCGVPKNVAQSFIHNHEGYDRKYYTGFLGEYAIAGSTNLFVNLRCIEIEEKAVTIYVGCGITGDSIPTNEYIETENKSMTMRNVLVTK; from the coding sequence ATGCCCATTTTTGAGAAAATAGAACAGTGTTTAATAGCGCAAAATCCTTTTGTAGCTTATTTAAAGCCTAATGAATTAACATGCAATTTATTGGTGCAAAAAGACGCTGATTTAAAGTTGTTTTCAGGACAATCGGGATTTGTTTTTTTTCCTTTTGATAAAGGAGATAAAGTAGTTATCCCTTTTGAAGAGGCAGATTTTTCTCAAGGAATTATCGAGAAAAAACATTATAATTTAGTTTCTGATATCTCAAGCAGTCAAACGGATAAAGTCGTTTTTGAACAGTTGGTTTCAAACGGAATTGAAGCTATAAAAAAGGGTGAATTTGAGAAAGTAGTTTTATCGCGAAAAATTGTTTTAAAGAAACAACTTTCAGTTTTAGAGACCTTTCAGAATTTAATTTCGACCTATTCATCCGCTTTTCAGTATTTGTTTTTTCATCCCAAATTAGGTTTATGGATGGGAGCAACACCGGAGCAATTAGTTAAAATAAACCAGCAACAATTGGAAACGGTAGCTTTGGCAGGAACTAAATTGTATTCAGAAGAAGTAAAATGGACTCAAAAAGAAATTATAGAACAAAAAATTGTAACTGATTATATAGTTTCAAACATTGACAAAAAGGTAGAAAATATAAAAGTTTCTGGTCCAAATACAACTAAAGCAGGAAATTTAGCCCATCTTAAGTCTATAATTACGGGACAATTACCTTCAGATAATTTTGCTATGACTTTGATTGAAAATTTGCATCCAACACCTGCTGTTTGTGGAGTTCCTAAAAATGTGGCACAATCCTTTATACACAATCATGAAGGCTATGACCGAAAGTACTATACTGGATTTTTAGGTGAATACGCCATAGCAGGTTCTACAAATTTATTTGTAAATTTACGCTGTATTGAGATAGAGGAAAAGGCCGTAACTATTTACGTTGGTTGTGGGATTACTGGTGACAGCATTCCTACTAACGAATATATAGAAACAGAAAACAAATCGATGACGATGCGAAATGTTTTAGTAACAAAGTAA
- a CDS encoding PaaI family thioesterase encodes MVSKEEMLQLCNQWSKNTLMETLDIEYIDAGEDFLKAQMPVNSRVHQPMGLLHGGATVALAESVGSAASLMFINPEKQEVRGIEISANHVRSKREGVVYCTAKILHKGASIHLWEIKIVDEQDRLISLCKLTNMILSRRQ; translated from the coding sequence ATGGTATCAAAGGAAGAAATGCTACAATTATGTAATCAATGGTCTAAAAACACCTTAATGGAAACGTTAGATATTGAATATATCGATGCTGGAGAAGATTTTCTAAAAGCGCAAATGCCTGTAAATTCCCGTGTACATCAACCTATGGGATTATTACATGGTGGTGCTACAGTTGCGCTAGCAGAAAGCGTGGGTAGTGCTGCTTCATTAATGTTCATTAATCCTGAAAAACAAGAGGTTAGAGGTATCGAAATTAGCGCTAATCATGTACGCTCAAAACGTGAAGGTGTGGTATATTGTACGGCAAAAATTCTACATAAAGGAGCTAGCATTCATTTATGGGAAATTAAAATTGTTGATGAACAAGACCGTTTAATTTCATTATGTAAATTAACAAATATGATTTTATCCAGAAGACAATAA
- the xerD gene encoding site-specific tyrosine recombinase XerD yields MANWTTYINEYQNYLKLERGLSINTIENYSFDIEKLTAYLTENQIDVSPITITEEQIQGFIYHIASLVNPRSQSRIISGLKSFFTYLVFEEYRKDMPMELIEVPKTGRKLPDTLSTEEIDLLIGAIDLTSMEGERNKAMLETLYSCGLRVSELVTLKISDLFFEEGFIKITGKGNKQRFVPIGSSTQKFITIYKEQVRSHITIQKGYEDTLFLNRRGKQLTRAMVFTIIKDLVKKINLQKNISPHTFRHSFATHLLENGADLRSIQLMLGHESITTTEIYMHLDRKHLAQVMETFHPRGSK; encoded by the coding sequence ATGGCAAATTGGACGACCTATATTAATGAATATCAAAATTACCTCAAATTGGAGCGGGGTTTGTCTATAAATACCATTGAAAATTATTCTTTTGACATAGAAAAGTTGACTGCCTATTTAACTGAAAATCAAATTGATGTTTCGCCCATAACCATTACGGAAGAGCAAATACAAGGGTTTATTTATCATATTGCTTCATTGGTTAATCCTCGCTCACAATCACGCATTATTTCTGGTTTAAAAAGTTTTTTTACTTATTTGGTTTTTGAGGAATATAGAAAAGATATGCCAATGGAACTTATTGAAGTGCCTAAAACAGGTAGAAAATTACCCGATACGTTATCTACTGAAGAAATTGATTTATTAATAGGCGCTATAGATTTGACTTCTATGGAAGGCGAACGAAATAAAGCTATGTTAGAAACCTTGTACAGTTGTGGACTTCGTGTTTCAGAATTAGTAACTTTAAAAATATCCGATTTATTTTTTGAGGAAGGTTTTATAAAAATTACAGGAAAAGGAAATAAGCAACGTTTTGTACCTATTGGGTCCTCTACTCAAAAGTTTATTACTATTTATAAAGAACAAGTGAGAAGCCATATTACTATTCAAAAAGGATATGAGGACACGTTATTTTTAAACAGACGTGGCAAGCAATTGACACGTGCCATGGTGTTTACTATTATTAAAGATTTAGTCAAAAAAATAAACCTTCAAAAAAACATAAGTCCGCACACGTTTAGGCATTCTTTTGCTACGCATTTACTTGAAAACGGTGCCGATTTGCGTTCAATTCAGTTAATGTTAGGCCACGAGTCCATTACCACGACTGAAATTTACATGCATTTAGATCGTAAGCATTTGGCACAGGTCATGGAAACGTTTCATCCGAGGGGTAGTAAATAA
- the bshB1 gene encoding bacillithiol biosynthesis deacetylase BshB1, producing MKLDIVAFGAHPDDVELGCSGTIAKEISLGKKVGIIDLTRGELGTRGSKEIREQEATAAAQLLGISCRENLNFRDGFFVNDEAHQLEIIKRIRKYKPEIVLCNAIDDRHIDHGKGSKLVSDACFLAGLTKIETELDGQVQDAWRPKVVYHYIQWKTIEPDFVVDITGFMDKKLEAVFAYGSQFYTENSNEPETPISSKNFIESIKYRAQDLGRLAGVAYAEGFTVERYVTVNSLGDLK from the coding sequence ATGAAATTAGATATAGTAGCTTTTGGGGCTCATCCCGATGATGTAGAATTAGGCTGTTCAGGAACTATTGCTAAAGAAATTTCTCTTGGAAAAAAAGTAGGCATTATTGACTTAACTCGTGGCGAATTAGGTACTCGTGGTTCAAAAGAAATAAGAGAGCAAGAAGCCACTGCTGCAGCGCAACTATTAGGTATTTCTTGTAGAGAAAATTTAAATTTTAGAGATGGTTTTTTTGTAAATGACGAAGCGCACCAACTCGAAATTATTAAAAGAATTCGTAAATACAAACCAGAAATTGTATTGTGTAATGCTATTGATGACCGACATATAGATCACGGTAAAGGAAGTAAATTAGTGAGTGATGCTTGTTTTTTGGCAGGCTTAACTAAGATAGAAACGGAATTAGACGGACAAGTACAAGATGCTTGGCGCCCAAAAGTTGTGTATCATTACATACAATGGAAAACCATTGAACCTGATTTTGTGGTAGATATTACTGGTTTTATGGATAAAAAATTGGAAGCTGTTTTTGCTTACGGTTCGCAGTTTTATACTGAAAATTCTAACGAACCTGAAACACCTATTAGCTCTAAAAATTTTATTGAAAGCATTAAATACCGTGCTCAAGACCTTGGAAGACTTGCAGGCGTAGCCTATGCCGAAGGTTTTACAGTAGAAAGATATGTGACAGTCAATTCGTTAGGGGATTTGAAGTAA